Proteins encoded by one window of Marixanthomonas sp. SCSIO 43207:
- a CDS encoding heme A synthase, with product MYRKWVKIAIVLVYLVIIAGAMVRMTGSGMGCPDWPKCFGYYIPPTERAELEWQPDRSFKKGQVIIKDETLQVANKDFTTGTSFSEKNWNVYTKHDYASFNVWHTWIEYINRLFGALSGIAVLIMALFSFGQWKHSKRLTLLSWLSVFLLGFQAWLGATVVYSVLSPIRITIHMVMALVIVAVLLYLLYYSRPKLRTFSVSRGFINLLIFSLVLTIIQVVTGTQVRQFVDEQVNVVGYEAKSLWLDNPNLYFYIHRSFSILIFIVNLALWFFNKKHSYGLRKINMVFFLILLETASGIAMYYFDFPFLTQPLHLVIASLLFGYQFYVVLQAWKRHRPDFITRQV from the coding sequence ATGTATAGAAAATGGGTTAAAATAGCTATTGTATTAGTCTATTTGGTCATTATTGCCGGTGCAATGGTAAGAATGACCGGCTCTGGTATGGGATGCCCAGATTGGCCCAAATGTTTTGGTTACTACATTCCCCCTACAGAAAGAGCCGAACTTGAATGGCAACCAGATAGATCTTTTAAAAAAGGACAAGTAATTATTAAAGATGAAACGCTTCAGGTAGCAAATAAAGATTTTACAACCGGCACTTCTTTTTCTGAAAAAAATTGGAATGTATATACCAAACACGATTATGCTAGTTTTAATGTTTGGCACACCTGGATTGAATATATCAATAGGCTTTTTGGAGCACTTTCAGGAATTGCAGTTTTAATCATGGCACTTTTCTCTTTCGGTCAATGGAAACATAGTAAAAGGCTTACTTTATTATCTTGGTTAAGCGTTTTTCTACTTGGGTTTCAAGCCTGGCTAGGTGCAACGGTTGTATATTCTGTACTATCACCTATTCGCATTACTATTCATATGGTAATGGCCTTAGTCATTGTAGCTGTTTTATTGTATTTATTGTACTATTCAAGACCTAAATTACGTACTTTTTCAGTCTCAAGAGGGTTTATTAATCTGCTTATATTTTCGCTGGTTTTAACAATTATACAAGTAGTTACAGGCACTCAAGTACGTCAATTTGTAGATGAACAAGTAAATGTAGTAGGTTATGAAGCAAAATCACTTTGGTTAGACAATCCCAATCTTTACTTCTACATACATAGATCTTTTTCAATTCTTATTTTTATTGTTAACCTAGCATTGTGGTTTTTTAATAAAAAACATAGTTATGGGTTAAGAAAAATAAATATGGTTTTCTTTTTAATTTTACTTGAAACCGCCTCAGGTATCGCTATGTATTATTTTGATTTTCCATTCCTTACACAGCCCTTGCATTTAGTTATTGCTTCCCTTCTTTTTGGGTATCAATTTTACGTGGTTTTGCAAGCTTGGAAACGACACAGACCCGATTTTATCACTAGACAAGTTTAG
- a CDS encoding lipopolysaccharide kinase InaA family protein: protein MKMFFSEKYKPQKKSILEILDSFENQGENLGRGDRNVIKIFPLNNEKINIKSFKVPNFINKVVYNFFRKSKAARSFEHATYLIKQGIGTPYPIAYLEEENPLFFGKSYYISEQLDADCTFRALIENPNYPDREQILREFTAFTHMLHENRILFKDHSPGNTLIKKEGNQFNFYLVDLNRMEFKSLSFEERIKNYSRLTSKKEMVAIMSDEYAKITGQPYDKVFTLMWGLTSKFQKKFYRKKRLKQKLKFK from the coding sequence ATGAAAATGTTTTTTTCAGAAAAATATAAGCCTCAAAAAAAATCTATTTTAGAAATACTTGATTCTTTTGAAAATCAAGGCGAAAACCTAGGTCGTGGCGATAGAAATGTGATCAAAATCTTTCCGTTAAACAATGAGAAGATTAATATAAAGTCATTTAAAGTACCCAACTTTATAAATAAAGTGGTGTATAATTTTTTCAGAAAATCAAAGGCTGCTCGCTCTTTTGAACATGCTACTTACCTAATTAAACAAGGAATAGGCACGCCTTACCCAATTGCTTACTTAGAAGAAGAAAACCCTTTGTTTTTCGGGAAAAGCTATTATATAAGTGAACAACTTGATGCAGATTGTACGTTTAGAGCTTTAATTGAAAACCCCAATTATCCTGATAGAGAACAAATATTAAGAGAATTTACAGCTTTCACTCATATGCTTCACGAAAACAGAATACTGTTTAAAGATCATTCTCCGGGAAACACATTAATTAAAAAAGAAGGAAATCAATTTAATTTTTACTTGGTTGATTTAAACAGAATGGAGTTTAAGTCACTATCATTTGAGGAACGTATTAAAAACTATTCACGCCTTACATCAAAAAAAGAAATGGTCGCCATAATGAGTGATGAGTATGCAAAAATCACTGGGCAACCATATGATAAGGTCTTCACTTTAATGTGGGGATTGACTTCAAAATTTCAGAAGAAATTTTACCGTAAAAAGCGACTAAAACAAAAATTGAAGTTCAAATAA
- a CDS encoding plasmid pRiA4b ORF-3 family protein, with the protein MIYRFRVILDTHEDVFRDIEIEASDSLEDLHNVILQAFGFEGQEMASFYVSNDKWEQGEEIALFDMGDKPGAVRIMSENRLEDSVWREQTRLIYVYDYLNMWTFMVELADIVEPEDGMSYPNLMYVEGQIPAEAPEREFIIEDLDDSLSNEDELDLDPDDYDNLDFNENWN; encoded by the coding sequence ATGATATACCGTTTTAGAGTCATACTTGACACACATGAAGATGTATTTAGAGATATTGAGATTGAGGCGTCAGACAGTCTAGAAGACCTTCATAACGTAATATTACAAGCGTTTGGTTTTGAAGGACAAGAAATGGCTTCTTTCTATGTAAGTAATGATAAGTGGGAACAAGGTGAAGAAATTGCCTTGTTTGATATGGGTGACAAACCAGGCGCTGTGCGCATTATGAGCGAAAACAGACTAGAAGATTCTGTGTGGAGAGAACAGACTAGACTTATCTATGTGTATGATTATTTAAACATGTGGACATTTATGGTTGAACTCGCAGATATTGTTGAACCTGAAGATGGAATGAGCTACCCAAATTTAATGTACGTAGAAGGCCAAATACCTGCTGAAGCACCTGAGCGTGAATTTATTATTGAAGACCTAGATGACTCCTTATCTAATGAAGATGAATTAGATCTAGATCCAGATGATTATGATAACCTAGATTTTAATGAAAATTGGAATTAA
- a CDS encoding CDP-glycerol glycerophosphotransferase family protein, protein MKFILFCQNAYSFEIMKPIKEVLKTRGHTYIWFIVPKLEALFPFKNEPVTQSIAELESYKSDVIIAPGNEVPHYLRGLKVQIFHGLAGEKKGHFHIRHYFDLYLTQGPFFTRGFNKLKARFKNFDVIETGWSKLDAYAQNKQEIILERKKLLQKHEASHVLLYAPTFSPSLTSAGVLEPEIEQLAKQGKYVINIKFHDLMDEKYIEAYKNLASKYENIYFKEGRNIIEQFMLADVLISDTSSVIYEFLLLDKPVITFGNINKTIQWDNYTEQGKVTEAVYKNLTKDPFAKQRAEVIAEYHPYNDGRSSERMIDTIEKFIEENGVPEKRNLSLFRKYKINKIFNRKS, encoded by the coding sequence ATGAAATTTATTTTGTTCTGTCAAAATGCGTATTCTTTTGAGATTATGAAACCTATTAAAGAGGTTTTAAAAACTCGAGGACATACCTACATTTGGTTTATTGTTCCAAAGCTTGAAGCTCTTTTTCCTTTCAAAAATGAACCAGTAACCCAAAGTATAGCAGAACTAGAGTCTTATAAAAGTGACGTTATCATTGCTCCCGGAAATGAAGTACCTCACTACCTACGCGGACTTAAAGTTCAAATTTTTCACGGACTGGCAGGTGAAAAAAAGGGACATTTTCACATTAGGCATTATTTTGATTTGTATTTAACGCAGGGACCTTTTTTTACTAGAGGTTTTAATAAGCTGAAAGCACGTTTTAAAAATTTTGATGTGATAGAAACCGGTTGGTCCAAGCTTGATGCCTATGCTCAAAATAAGCAAGAGATTATTTTAGAAAGAAAAAAATTGCTTCAAAAACACGAAGCAAGTCACGTTTTACTCTACGCCCCTACCTTCTCACCTTCTTTAACTTCTGCAGGGGTTTTAGAACCTGAAATAGAACAATTGGCTAAGCAAGGTAAATACGTAATTAACATAAAATTTCACGATTTAATGGATGAAAAATATATTGAAGCCTACAAAAACTTAGCTTCAAAATATGAAAACATCTATTTTAAAGAAGGTCGAAATATTATAGAACAATTTATGCTTGCAGACGTATTGATAAGTGATACCTCATCTGTAATTTATGAATTTTTATTGTTAGACAAACCCGTTATCACCTTCGGAAATATTAATAAAACCATTCAATGGGATAATTATACTGAGCAAGGAAAGGTAACAGAAGCAGTATATAAAAATCTAACAAAAGACCCTTTTGCCAAACAACGCGCAGAAGTAATTGCAGAATACCATCCTTATAACGATGGAAGATCTTCTGAACGAATGATCGATACTATCGAAAAATTTATTGAAGAAAACGGGGTTCCTGAAAAAAGAAACTTATCCCTTTTCAGAAAATATAAAATCAATAAGATTTTTAATAGAAAGTCGTAA
- a CDS encoding glycosyltransferase family 1 protein, translating into MKTVFLESHNIKNLYFGFGQFNYHLIKALAKIEHPDYKIVLHGKDIDWLKKEFGASFNYKKSFSLRRYAPFRIRKKYDLWHSLNQNIKIEPYHDIPYLLTVHNITHIKNPDSYLHEKVHQRFQNKLNRSTAITYISEFAKQSTHQYFNVPNVPEHVIYNGNPLTNVNLPDNFEPPLVPQKPFLFSIGQITARKNFISLVRMLPMLKDFQLIIGGKNTTETAHELMEEAEKLGVKDRIFLIGNISENQKKYYYKKCDAFVFPSLREGFGLPVIEAMLFGKPVFTSNNTSLPEIGGKIAYYWDHYNPEYMAQVFNKGMQHFSEHKEELQKKSIERANHFNWDAAAQQYAQVYQSIISK; encoded by the coding sequence ATGAAAACTGTTTTTTTAGAATCACATAATATTAAAAACTTATATTTTGGCTTTGGTCAATTTAACTACCATTTAATCAAAGCCTTAGCAAAGATAGAACATCCAGATTATAAAATTGTATTACACGGAAAAGATATTGATTGGCTTAAAAAAGAGTTTGGAGCCTCTTTCAATTATAAAAAAAGTTTTTCATTACGCAGGTATGCGCCATTTAGAATTAGAAAAAAATATGATTTATGGCACTCGCTTAATCAAAATATAAAAATTGAACCTTACCACGATATTCCCTATTTATTGACAGTTCATAACATTACTCATATTAAAAACCCGGATAGTTATTTACATGAAAAGGTTCACCAAAGGTTTCAAAATAAACTAAATAGAAGCACGGCAATTACTTATATTTCAGAATTTGCTAAACAATCTACACATCAATATTTTAACGTTCCAAACGTACCTGAACATGTAATTTACAATGGAAACCCGTTGACAAACGTAAATTTACCTGATAATTTTGAGCCTCCATTGGTTCCGCAAAAGCCATTTTTATTTTCAATAGGTCAAATTACAGCTCGAAAAAATTTCATTTCATTAGTGAGAATGCTTCCTATGCTGAAAGATTTTCAATTGATCATAGGTGGTAAAAACACAACAGAAACTGCTCATGAGCTAATGGAAGAAGCTGAAAAGCTTGGTGTTAAAGATCGTATATTTTTAATTGGTAATATTTCAGAAAATCAAAAAAAATACTATTACAAAAAGTGTGATGCTTTTGTATTTCCTTCTTTGAGAGAGGGTTTTGGATTACCTGTGATTGAGGCAATGCTTTTTGGAAAACCCGTTTTTACTTCAAATAACACCTCGCTGCCAGAAATAGGTGGAAAAATTGCTTATTATTGGGATCATTACAATCCTGAATATATGGCACAAGTATTTAATAAAGGAATGCAACATTTTTCTGAACACAAGGAAGAGCTTCAGAAAAAATCTATTGAACGAGCGAACCACTTTAACTGGGATGCCGCGGCTCAACAATATGCTCAAGTATATCAATCTATAATTTCAAAATGA
- a CDS encoding polysaccharide pyruvyl transferase family protein: protein MVINKLIASLQRKKTRRKTVKAILSREQHNNDVVNIHRVDTKNIGDYYCAPHHYFDTLKGKHLDIFDNKSQDKSVTENFTKQISDNSLIIGGGGLLNRGGFKLQMKLFEKLASGSKKTVLWGVGHNAKSAKHYGNITSYNIDVNTFGLAGTRDISMPGEYVPCVSCLHEVFDKQYSETQEVGIIFHKDTVKKEHITSTFSELPTTSNTTNLEELISFIGKSNAIITDSYHAMYWTMLLGKRVAVVPNSSKFYDFKYKPIFTTFDTCLEDIKKGHTYSGVKEECRTINTNFYEKVANYLNL from the coding sequence ATGGTAATTAACAAACTCATTGCTTCTTTACAAAGAAAAAAAACACGTAGAAAAACCGTAAAAGCAATTCTTTCAAGAGAACAACACAACAATGATGTTGTTAACATCCATAGAGTTGACACAAAAAACATAGGTGACTATTACTGTGCTCCACATCACTATTTTGATACATTAAAAGGCAAACACCTTGATATATTTGATAATAAAAGTCAAGATAAAAGTGTGACCGAAAACTTTACTAAACAAATAAGTGATAATTCATTGATAATAGGTGGTGGCGGATTATTAAATCGGGGTGGTTTTAAATTACAAATGAAATTATTTGAGAAACTAGCCTCAGGTTCCAAAAAAACAGTTTTATGGGGTGTAGGGCACAATGCAAAATCTGCAAAACATTACGGAAACATCACTAGCTACAATATTGATGTAAATACTTTTGGCCTAGCGGGAACACGCGATATATCAATGCCAGGGGAATATGTTCCGTGTGTAAGCTGTCTGCACGAGGTGTTTGACAAACAATATTCTGAAACGCAAGAAGTGGGTATTATTTTTCATAAAGACACCGTTAAAAAAGAACATATCACAAGCACCTTTTCTGAATTACCAACAACATCAAACACCACAAACCTTGAAGAGTTAATTTCCTTTATAGGAAAAAGCAACGCAATCATTACAGATAGTTACCACGCCATGTATTGGACGATGCTATTAGGAAAAAGAGTAGCTGTTGTACCCAACTCTTCAAAGTTTTATGACTTTAAATATAAGCCTATTTTTACGACCTTTGACACGTGCCTTGAAGATATAAAAAAAGGGCACACGTACTCTGGGGTAAAAGAAGAGTGTCGTACCATTAATACTAATTTTTATGAAAAAGTGGCCAACTACCTCAACTTATAA
- a CDS encoding CCA tRNA nucleotidyltransferase encodes MPSYPNAIKHPIFKTISKAATNLQLESYVIGGFVRDYILKRGEAKDIDIVAVGSGIELANEVSKLLPGKPKVSTFKTYGTAMLKTNGIEIEFVGARKESYSEESRNPAVENGTLEDDQNRRDFTINALALSLNDKNFGELLDPFNGIKDLTKKTIKTPLNPDITYSDDPLRMLRAIRFATQLDFYIEEQSLQAITDNAKRINIISKERIIDEINKILLADTPSKGFALLHKTGLLPFIFPELVALEGIDEKEGQRHKDNFWHTLEVVDNISKTTDNLWLRWAALLHDIGKAPTKKFDKKVGWTFHGHEFVGSKMVYKLFKRMKMPLNDKMKYVQKLVLMSSRPIVLASDVTDSAVRRLIFDAGDHVEDLMTLCEADITTKNPKKFKKYHNNFQKVRDKIKEVEERDHIRNFQPPVSGEEIMNTFGIKPSREIGIIKDAIKEAILEGEIPNEYEAARKFMIKKGSEINLTPVN; translated from the coding sequence ATGCCTTCATATCCAAACGCCATAAAACATCCAATTTTTAAAACAATTTCAAAAGCTGCTACCAATTTGCAGCTTGAAAGTTATGTAATTGGTGGTTTTGTGCGTGATTACATATTAAAGCGTGGCGAAGCAAAAGATATTGATATAGTAGCAGTTGGTAGCGGAATTGAATTGGCAAATGAGGTTTCTAAACTTCTTCCGGGAAAACCAAAAGTCTCAACTTTTAAAACCTACGGAACCGCTATGCTAAAAACCAACGGCATTGAAATTGAATTTGTAGGAGCGCGAAAAGAATCATATTCTGAAGAAAGTAGAAATCCAGCCGTAGAAAATGGAACGCTCGAAGATGACCAAAATAGAAGAGATTTTACCATTAACGCATTGGCATTAAGCTTAAACGACAAAAACTTTGGTGAATTATTAGACCCCTTCAATGGGATTAAAGACCTTACTAAGAAAACGATTAAAACTCCGCTTAATCCAGATATCACATACAGCGATGATCCTTTACGTATGTTACGCGCCATTCGTTTTGCTACACAATTAGACTTTTATATTGAAGAACAATCTTTACAAGCTATCACTGATAATGCTAAGCGAATTAATATTATTTCAAAAGAACGAATCATAGACGAAATAAATAAAATTCTACTAGCAGATACTCCTTCAAAAGGATTTGCCCTTTTGCATAAAACCGGACTTCTCCCTTTTATTTTTCCTGAATTGGTAGCTCTAGAAGGAATTGATGAAAAAGAAGGACAACGACACAAGGACAACTTCTGGCACACTCTTGAAGTTGTAGATAATATTTCAAAAACTACAGACAATCTTTGGCTGCGATGGGCAGCGTTGCTTCACGATATAGGAAAAGCTCCTACCAAAAAGTTTGACAAAAAAGTAGGTTGGACATTTCACGGGCACGAGTTTGTTGGTTCAAAAATGGTTTATAAGCTTTTTAAGCGCATGAAAATGCCATTGAATGATAAAATGAAGTATGTTCAAAAATTGGTTTTGATGAGTTCGCGACCTATTGTATTGGCATCAGATGTGACTGATAGTGCTGTAAGAAGATTAATTTTTGATGCAGGAGATCATGTAGAAGATTTAATGACGCTTTGCGAAGCAGATATCACCACTAAAAATCCTAAAAAATTTAAAAAATATCACAATAACTTTCAGAAAGTACGTGATAAAATTAAAGAAGTAGAAGAGCGTGATCACATCAGAAATTTTCAACCACCTGTTTCTGGAGAAGAAATTATGAATACCTTTGGAATTAAACCTTCTCGAGAAATAGGAATTATAAAAGATGCTATAAAAGAAGCTATTCTAGAAGGTGAAATACCTAATGAATATGAAGCAGCAAGAAAGTTTATGATTAAAAAAGGTTCAGAAATTAACCTAACTCCTGTTAACTAA
- a CDS encoding NTP transferase domain-containing protein, which translates to MKIVILAAGIGSRLGNPFPKPLTPLKNGKSIMQMMIENIDNYFCQHDVYVVVGFKKNSIMENFPQLAYIYNPYFDQTNTAKSLVRALKKCKGESVLWFNGDVVFDEKLLDNLQPHIDKDISFVAVNTNSVGDEEVKYTLKDGFVNQLSKEVKNGLGEAVGVNFISKNNLTQYIERLEECDNNDYFERGLELLIEKDNAKVKAVDISAFNCMEIDFQEDLENVNKFL; encoded by the coding sequence ATGAAAATTGTAATACTTGCTGCCGGAATTGGCTCAAGACTAGGAAACCCTTTCCCAAAGCCATTAACACCTCTTAAAAATGGTAAAAGCATCATGCAAATGATGATTGAAAACATTGACAACTACTTTTGTCAACACGACGTGTATGTAGTTGTGGGTTTTAAAAAGAATAGTATTATGGAAAACTTTCCGCAGTTGGCTTATATTTACAACCCTTATTTTGACCAAACCAATACTGCAAAAAGTCTAGTAAGAGCTTTAAAAAAATGTAAAGGAGAAAGTGTTTTATGGTTTAATGGTGATGTTGTTTTTGATGAAAAATTACTAGATAATCTGCAACCTCATATTGATAAAGACATTTCGTTTGTAGCCGTAAACACTAATTCTGTGGGTGATGAAGAGGTGAAATACACCTTAAAAGATGGTTTTGTAAATCAACTTTCAAAAGAAGTAAAAAACGGCCTAGGCGAAGCTGTTGGAGTTAATTTCATTTCAAAAAACAACCTTACACAGTATATTGAAAGGCTTGAAGAATGTGATAACAATGACTATTTTGAACGCGGTCTAGAATTGCTTATTGAAAAAGATAATGCCAAAGTAAAAGCTGTCGATATTTCGGCTTTTAATTGTATGGAAATTGATTTTCAAGAAGATTTAGAAAATGTGAACAAGTTTCTATAG
- a CDS encoding L-threonylcarbamoyladenylate synthase: MREEINKTIAVLKRGGLILYPTDTVWGIGCDATNAEAIEKVFKLKQRDESKSLICLVHDFKMLNEYVENVPEVAYDILKYAAKPTTIIYDDPIRVAENLIADDNSLAIRVVQDAFCKQLIKKFRRPIVSTSANISGVKTPLNFKAIAPEILDGVDYVVNLHTSKKTQQPSAIIKLKNDGTVKVIRN; the protein is encoded by the coding sequence ATGAGAGAAGAAATAAATAAAACAATTGCGGTTTTAAAACGTGGCGGACTTATCCTTTATCCTACTGATACTGTTTGGGGCATTGGTTGTGATGCTACCAATGCTGAAGCGATAGAAAAAGTATTTAAGCTAAAACAACGCGATGAAAGTAAATCACTAATATGTTTAGTTCACGATTTTAAAATGCTTAATGAATATGTAGAAAATGTACCCGAAGTAGCTTATGATATTTTAAAATATGCTGCAAAACCCACAACAATCATCTACGACGACCCCATTCGAGTAGCCGAAAATTTAATTGCAGATGACAATTCATTAGCCATTCGAGTTGTTCAAGATGCGTTTTGTAAGCAGTTAATTAAAAAATTTCGACGCCCCATAGTTTCAACATCAGCCAATATAAGCGGTGTTAAAACGCCGTTAAATTTTAAAGCCATCGCACCCGAAATTTTGGATGGCGTTGACTATGTGGTAAATTTGCATACATCAAAAAAAACTCAGCAACCGTCTGCTATTATTAAGTTGAAAAATGACGGTACCGTAAAAGTGATACGAAATTAA
- a CDS encoding glycosyltransferase: MIGDVLTSTVLFEVLRNHFPNAELHYLVNSHTIPVLENNPIIDKIIPFTNEMETSKSKFKKLREEVQQEKYDVVIDTYAKISSAWIAKSSGAKYRISYKKWYTQFAYTHTFSRHTMSLSQAGLAIENRLMLLSPILKNSTHICKPKIYLTEAEIANAKKTLQHYGISPTEKVFMISALGSNEFKTYPLPYLAELLDYIVEKTDCKLLFNYIPSQKPQIESLFKLCNSKTQKKIVLDLYGKSLREFMALTYHCEALIGNEGGAVNMAKAIGIKTFSIFCPWIKKEAWNIFEDRNNNTSVHLYDFVDYNPVFSNKKHARQKAAANYQLFKPELIIPKLHEFLTGENLYPSSKRFSATIITLNEERNIARCIESLLPVADDIVVLDSFSTDKTEEICKQYPVRFLQQKFEGHIQQKNAAIDAAKYEKVISLDADEALNKELQAAILRLKNNWVKDGYYVKRFNNYCGQWIYHSDWYPDRKLRVFDRNKARWGGINPHDTIQMQPNSKTGKLNGSILHWVHKTYAEHSLKVHKFSSISAKEYYKLGRKSGLFDILVKPSWTFFKAYFLRLGFLDGFNGLIICTFSAYTTFLKYLKLKQLIKNKPTNT, encoded by the coding sequence ATGATTGGAGACGTATTAACGTCTACTGTGCTATTTGAGGTATTACGAAATCATTTCCCAAACGCTGAGTTACATTATTTAGTCAATTCACACACTATTCCGGTTTTGGAAAACAATCCAATCATTGATAAAATTATACCGTTTACCAATGAGATGGAAACTTCAAAAAGTAAGTTTAAAAAACTTCGAGAAGAGGTTCAGCAGGAAAAATATGATGTTGTAATTGACACCTATGCAAAAATAAGCAGCGCTTGGATTGCAAAAAGTTCAGGCGCTAAGTATCGCATTTCTTATAAAAAATGGTATACTCAATTTGCATATACGCATACTTTTTCACGGCATACTATGTCTTTAAGCCAAGCCGGATTGGCTATTGAAAACAGATTAATGCTGTTATCGCCAATACTTAAGAATAGTACTCATATTTGTAAGCCAAAAATTTATCTTACTGAAGCTGAAATTGCCAATGCAAAAAAAACATTGCAGCACTACGGAATAAGTCCTACAGAAAAGGTTTTTATGATAAGCGCATTGGGTAGTAATGAATTTAAAACCTACCCGTTACCCTATCTTGCAGAGCTTTTAGACTATATAGTTGAAAAAACAGATTGCAAATTGCTTTTCAATTACATTCCAAGTCAAAAACCTCAAATAGAATCGCTTTTTAAATTATGTAATTCAAAAACACAAAAAAAGATTGTTTTAGACCTGTACGGAAAAAGCCTTCGAGAGTTTATGGCGCTCACATATCACTGTGAAGCTTTAATAGGAAATGAAGGCGGTGCCGTAAATATGGCAAAGGCTATTGGGATAAAAACCTTTTCAATTTTCTGTCCTTGGATTAAAAAAGAAGCCTGGAATATTTTTGAAGACCGAAATAATAACACCTCTGTTCATCTTTATGATTTTGTAGATTACAATCCAGTTTTTTCAAATAAAAAGCATGCTCGACAAAAAGCAGCGGCAAATTATCAGCTTTTTAAACCCGAGCTTATCATCCCTAAGCTTCATGAGTTTTTAACCGGTGAAAACCTATACCCAAGCTCAAAACGATTTTCTGCAACTATTATCACTCTTAATGAAGAACGAAATATTGCAAGATGTATAGAGTCGTTGCTTCCCGTGGCAGATGATATTGTTGTTTTAGATTCTTTCAGCACAGATAAAACAGAAGAAATTTGCAAACAATATCCGGTACGTTTCCTTCAGCAGAAATTTGAAGGACATATTCAACAAAAAAATGCTGCAATTGATGCTGCAAAGTATGAAAAAGTCATCTCACTAGATGCAGATGAAGCTTTAAATAAAGAATTACAGGCTGCTATACTACGTTTAAAAAATAATTGGGTTAAAGACGGTTATTATGTAAAACGGTTCAATAATTATTGCGGACAATGGATCTATCATTCAGACTGGTATCCAGATAGAAAACTTCGAGTTTTTGACCGCAACAAAGCTCGATGGGGAGGCATAAACCCTCACGACACCATACAAATGCAGCCCAATTCAAAAACTGGAAAATTAAACGGAAGCATCCTGCATTGGGTACATAAAACATATGCAGAACACAGCTTAAAGGTTCATAAGTTTTCTTCTATTTCTGCAAAAGAATATTATAAACTTGGAAGAAAATCTGGGCTCTTTGATATTTTAGTAAAACCATCTTGGACCTTTTTTAAAGCGTACTTTTTACGACTTGGTTTTCTGGACGGATTTAACGGATTAATAATTTGTACCTTTAGCGCTTACACAACTTTTTTAAAGTATTTAAAACTAAAACAACTCATTAAAAATAAACCAACCAATACATGA